A stretch of DNA from Spirosoma endbachense:
TGAACCAAACCATCGACCGTATTGCCCGGAATTATCTGCTGGATGAAAAGAACAACGGTCAGAATTATACGAGCACCTTCAATCGGGTTTATGACGATAAAGTCATTGACTATGCAAAAACGCAACTAACCATCGTGTCGCAGGATGTGACAGTTGATGAGTTTAAAGCATTGGTTGAGAATCGTTGATAGATTTTAAAAGGTAAATACAGAAGGCCCGGTCGTTGACTGGGCCTTCTGTATTTATGGACCAGCAGATCACAGTCCAGAACGAATTGCCAGCTTACAAGGGGGAGGTTAACCATTTTTTTTCATCGGCGAGTAAATACCTTTATAGGCCTACTAATGATATAGTTTCAAGAAATCAGCCGTATTAAACAGTATATTTTCCCCGAATTCAGCTATTAGTTATACCAACTGTTCTGGGATTTACTTCAAGCCATCAGCATTTACCCATTTGTTTAAACGATTAAGGAAGTCGCTATTCATGCGTATGAAACCAAGTTTACTGATTCTATTTCTATTACCGCTGTTGACGTTAGCACAAAATAAAACGGATCATCAGGTAACGATAAAAGGTGTTCTGATTGACGAGCAAAGCAAACCCATTCCATTTGGAACCGTCACCCTCCACCAGAAATCGGATTCGTCAATGGTAACAGGCTCAATATCTGATGAAGCCGGAAAATTTGAACTGCGTAGTAAACCCGGCTCTTTCTGGCTGAAAGTTACGGTCGTTTCCTATCAGGACCGGCGGATTCCGGCCATTCAGGTAGTCGATAAAACGATCGATTTAGGAAAGCTGATTCTTAAAGCCACAACCAAACGATTGGACGAGGTCATTGTAAAAGGTGAACGAAGCCAGATGGAACTGTCGCTGGATAAACGCATTTTCAACGTCGGTAAAGATCTGGCGAATGCCGGAGGAACAGCCGTTGATATTTTGAGCAATGTACCATCTGTTGCGGTCGATGCCGAAGGCAATGTTAGTCTTAGAGGGAGTAACAGCGTCCGGATTCTGATCGATGGGAAGCCATCGGGTCTGGTAAGTCTAAAAGGTGGCAGCGGCTTACAACAGTTACAGGGCAGTAGCATTGAACGCGTTGAAGTGATCACGAATCCCTCCGCCCGCTACGAGGCAGAAGGGATGGGAGGTATCATTAACATTGTTTTAAAGAAAGAGCATAAAGAAGGAATCAACGGTTCGTTCGATCTGATAACGGGCTACCCGAGTAATTTTGGAGTAGCTGCCAACGTAAACTACCGCCGGAAAAACCTCAATTTCTTTGTCAATTATACTGCCTCGTACCGAAATACGCCCGGCCGCAGTTCTTTGTATCAGGAATTATACCGCAATGATACGACCTTCATCACCCAACAGAATTCGACCAATCGCCTGAAAGGATTAAATAATAACGCCCGTGCTGGTCTCGATTATTTCTTCAATCCTAAAAATGTCCTGACTGCTTCGTATACGTGGCGCCTGAGTAAGGGAAAACGATTTGCTGATATTGTTTATCGGGATTATCAGTTTACGACCAATAATCTCCGAAGTACAACCAATCGCACGCAGGATGAAACCGAAACTGAACCAAACTCGGAGTATGCGCTAACCTATAAGCGAACATTTGCCCGTGAAGGTCACGAACTGACTGCCGATGTCCGATACCTCGACAATTGGGAGAGTTCTGATCAGTATTTTAACCAGCAGACGTTTCAGGCAGATGGAATAACAGCGAGTGCACCAGCAACCTTGCAGCGATCACTTAATGATGAAACAGAAAAACAGTTTTTGGTTCAGATTGATTATATCCGACCCTTCAGCAAGAATGGGAAGATAGAGGCTGGATTGCGCAGCAGTTCCCGCGATATGACCAACGATTATTCGGTTACCCAACGGGCCGACAACGGGAGCTGGACGCCATTGCCGGGCCTGACCAACGACTTTCTGTACGAAGAGCGAATCAATGCGGCCTATGCCATAATTGGAAACAAAGCGCGTAAACTGTCCTATCAGGCGGGGTTGCGCGCCGAAATGACCGATGTAACCACAACACTTCGGCAAACCAACGATGTCAATCCTCGTCATTATGCGAACCTGTTTCCCAGTGTGCATGTCACCTACGATCTGCCCCGCCAGCATGCGCTTCAACTTAGCTATAGCCGTCGAATTCGCCGACCGCAGTATAACGACCTAAGTCCGTTTATGACATTTAGCGAC
This window harbors:
- a CDS encoding TonB-dependent receptor domain-containing protein; this translates as MKPSLLILFLLPLLTLAQNKTDHQVTIKGVLIDEQSKPIPFGTVTLHQKSDSSMVTGSISDEAGKFELRSKPGSFWLKVTVVSYQDRRIPAIQVVDKTIDLGKLILKATTKRLDEVIVKGERSQMELSLDKRIFNVGKDLANAGGTAVDILSNVPSVAVDAEGNVSLRGSNSVRILIDGKPSGLVSLKGGSGLQQLQGSSIERVEVITNPSARYEAEGMGGIINIVLKKEHKEGINGSFDLITGYPSNFGVAANVNYRRKNLNFFVNYTASYRNTPGRSSLYQELYRNDTTFITQQNSTNRLKGLNNNARAGLDYFFNPKNVLTASYTWRLSKGKRFADIVYRDYQFTTNNLRSTTNRTQDETETEPNSEYALTYKRTFAREGHELTADVRYLDNWESSDQYFNQQTFQADGITASAPATLQRSLNDETEKQFLVQIDYIRPFSKNGKIEAGLRSSSRDMTNDYSVTQRADNGSWTPLPGLTNDFLYEERINAAYAIIGNKARKLSYQAGLRAEMTDVTTTLRQTNDVNPRHYANLFPSVHVTYDLPRQHALQLSYSRRIRRPQYNDLSPFMTFSDNRNFWSGNPNLNPEFTNAFEIGHIKYFNKGSISSSVYYRHTDNKILSIRRVNDQGFSTTRPENLAGEHSYGAEFAGSYSPFTWWKLDGSFNFFRAVTNGSNLDVNYQSDTYSWFTRMISRFTVWKSTDIQLRGNYEAPQQTPQGRRKALATLDLSVSKDLFNNNGTLTLNVLDVFNSRRFRSITEGPNFYAESSSQFRLRQFNLTLSYRLRQAKKKVKEGAEGEF